A region from the Agrococcus sp. SL85 genome encodes:
- a CDS encoding DUF1801 domain-containing protein, whose translation MAEPAMRPTGEPVEAALDRASGPRRAEADDLLELFAEVSGEEPIVWARRIIGFGEYEYRYETGHGGRSPLLAFATGPKQHTLYLEEEVLQPDALDRLGPHRLSKVCLHLTRLSGVDREVLRQLLQDSLAVTRAKAV comes from the coding sequence ATGGCCGAGCCCGCGATGCGACCCACCGGCGAGCCGGTCGAGGCCGCGCTCGATCGTGCCAGCGGCCCGCGCCGCGCCGAGGCCGACGACCTGCTCGAGCTGTTCGCGGAGGTCAGCGGCGAGGAGCCCATCGTGTGGGCGCGCCGCATCATCGGCTTCGGCGAGTACGAGTACCGCTACGAGACCGGGCACGGCGGCCGCTCGCCGCTGCTGGCCTTCGCGACCGGTCCCAAGCAGCACACCCTGTACCTGGAGGAGGAGGTGCTGCAGCCGGACGCGCTCGACCGCCTCGGCCCGCACCGCCTCAGCAAGGTCTGCCTCCACCTCACGCGCCTCTCGGGCGTCGACCGGGAGGTGCTGCGGCAGCTGCTGCAGGACTCGCTCGCGGTCACGCGCGCCAAGGCGGTCTGA